CAGCGTCTTCCTCGTAGAGCCTGCGCAGCTCGCCCGCCTCGGCGAAGCGGGGGTGATCCTTGTCGAAGATGCCCGCCAGCGGGATGTCCTTGCCCATGACGGCGGGCGGGAACGCCTTGGAGACCCGGTCGCCCAGCGCGTAGGGATAGCCCAGGACGCGGCCCGCGTCCTTGATGGCGGCCTTCGCCTTGATGGTGCCGAACGTGGCGATCATGGCGACCTTGTCGGCGCCCCACTTCTCGGTCACGTAGCGGATGACGTCGCCGCGCCTGCGTTCGTCGAAGTCGATGTCGACGTCGGGCATGGACACGCGCTCGGGGTTGAGGAAGCGCTCGAAGATCAGGCCGTGCGGGATCGGGTCGAGGTCGGTGATGCCCAGCGCGTACGCCACCAGCGAACCGGCCGCGGAGCCACGGCCGGGGCCGACGCGGATGCCGTTGTTCTTCGCCCACATGATGAAGTCGGCGACCACGAGGAAGTAGCTCGGGAAGCCCATCTGGATGATGACGCCCAGCTCGTTCTCCGCCCAGGCGCGGTGCTCCTCGTCGACGCCCTCGGGGAAGCGCCGCTCGAGGCCCTTCCAGACCTCCTGCCGGAAGAACTGCTCCTCGGTCATGCCGTCGGGGACGGGGAAGGTCGGCATGAGGTTCTTGTGCTGGAAGAACCCCGCCGGGTCGACCTTCTCGGCGACGAGCAGCGTGTTGCGGCAGCCCTCGGCCCACAGGTCGGAGGAGTCGATGGCGCGCATCTCGTCGGCGGTCTTGATGTAGTAGCCGCTGCCGTCGAAGCGGAACCGGTCGGGGTCGGACAGCTGCTTGCCGGTCTGGATGCACAGCAGGGCGTCGTGGGAGGCGGCGTCGGACTCGTACGTGTAGTGCGAGTCGTTGGTGACCAGCGGCGGGATGCCGAGTTCCGTGCTGATCCGGCTCAGCCCGTCGCGGACCCGGCGCTCGATGTCGAGCCCGTGGTCCATGATCTCCAGGAAGTAGTTGTCCTTGCCGAAGATGTCCTGGTACTTCGCCGCGGCCTTGAGCGCCTCGTCGTACTGGCCGAGCCGCAGCCTCGTCTGCACCTCGCCCGACGGGCAGCCGGTGGTGGCCATCAGGCCCTCGGCGTGCTCGGCGAGGATCTCGGCGTCCATCCGCGCCCATTTGCGGACGAACCCCTCGGTGTAGGCGCGCGAGCTGAGCTTCATCAGGTTGTGCAGGCCGGTCTTGTTGCGCGCCCAGATCGTCATATGGGTGTAGTAGCCACCCGCCGAGACGTCGTCCTTCTTCTGGTGCGGCTCGCCCCACAGCACCGGCTTCTTGTTGTGGCGCAGCTCCAGCGCGACGTACGCCTCGATCCCGATGATCGGCTTGATCCCGGCGCCCGTCGCCTGCTTGAAGAAGTCGTACGCGCCGTGCATGTTGCCGTGATCGGTGATGGCGATCGCCGCCATGCCCAGCTCGTCGACTTTCTTGAACATCTGCTTGAGCCGGGCCGCCCCGTCCAGCATCGAGTATTCGGTGTGTACGTGCAGGTGAACGAATGACTCGCTGGACGACATGGAGCGGCGCCTCCCAGTCTCGCTGTGGTTGTGCGCTCCGACTCTAGTGGTCCGTGCCGACAGCCCGGAGCGGGTGGTGGGCGCACCCGCCGACCGGCGCGCCGGAACCTTCGTGACCGGCGGCGCGGATATCGTCGTACTCACTTTGAGTAGTTGAGGAGACACTCGGTGCGCACGCAGACCGACGAGGGGTACCGGCACTCGCTCGGCAACCGCCAGGTCCAGATGATCGCCATCGGCGGGGCGATCGGTGTCGGGCTCTTCCTCGGCTCCGGGGGCCGACTGGCCGCCGCCGGGCCCGCCCTGGTGCTGTCGTACGCCGCCGCCGGGCTGGCCGCCTTCTTCGTCATGCGGGCGCTCGGCGAGCTCGTGCTCTACCGCCCCGTGTCGGGGTCGTTCGTCGAGTACGCGGCCGAGCTCATCGGCCCGTGGGCGGCGTTCGCCAGCGGCTGGATGTACTGGCTCAACTGGGCGTTCACCGGCATAGCGGAGCTGACCGCCATCGCCGCCTACATCCATTACTGGGCGCCCGCCTTCCCCCAGTGGCTCACCGCGCTCGTCGCCCTGGGCTTCGTGCTGGCGGTCAACCTGCTGTCGGTGCGGCTCTTCGGCGAGCTGGAGTTCTGGTTCGCGATGCTCAAGGTTCTGGCGATCACCGTCTTCCTGGTCGTCGGCCTGGTCCTCGTGGTGTTCACGATCGGCCAGGCGAGCCCGCACAACCTCGTCGCCCACGGCGGCTTCTTCCCCAAGGGCTTCCCGCTGGTGCTGATGAGCCTGCAGTCGGTGGTGTTCGCGTACGCGTCGATCGAGCTGGTCGGCATCGCGGCGGGCGAGACGGCCAGGCCGCACCAGGTCATGCCGAAGGCGATCAACGGCGTGGTGTGGCGCATCGCGATCTTCTACGTGGGCTCGGTGGCGCTGCTGGCGATGGTCCTGCCGTGGACCGCGTACCACGCGGGGGTCTCGCCGTTCGTGACGGTCTTCTCGGGCCTCGGCGTCCCGTGGGCCGCCGACGCCATGAACCTCGTGGTGATCACCGCCGCGCTCTCGTCCTGCAACTCCGGCCTGTACGCCACGGGCCGCATCCTGCGCGCGATGGCCATGAAGCAGGAGGCGCCCCGTTTCGCGGGCACCCTGAGCTCCCGGTTCGTCCCGCTCGGCGGCATCCTGTTCACGGCGATCATGTTCCTGGCGGGGGTGGCGCTCTTCTACTTCCTGCCCGAGCGCGCCTTCAACATCGCCACGGCCGTCGCCTCCCTCGGGGTGATCACGACCTGGGGCGTGCTGGTCTACTGCCAGATGCGGCTGCGCAGGTCGGGGCACCGGTCGGTGTTCCCGATGCCGGGCACGCCGTACTCCAACTGGCTCACGCTGGCGTTCCTGGCGCTGGTCGTGCTGCTGATGCCCTTCGCCGACCAGGACCAGCGGGTGGCGTTCTTCCTCATCCCCGCGCTGACCGTGGCCATCGCCCTGGGCTGGCAGGTGGTCAACCGCCGCCGCCGCGCCCGCAACGGCTCCCCGACGATCACCTGACTGGGTAGTCTCGATGTCGCTGACACGCAGCCGCTCGGGGGAGGCCGCACTGGACGGGGCGACACGACAGACACCGAAACAGGCGAGGCGCGGCATCGCCCGGGCCGCCGCGGCGGCAGCCGCCGGCATCGCCCTCGCCGTGGCGTGCTTACCTCTGGGCGTCTTCCCGAAGCTGGCCTGCGTCGTGCTGGACGCGGGCTGCCCCGCCGCCCGCGAGCCGTCCGGGCGGCTGCCTCACGTGACCCGCCTGACGGCCGTGCAGGTGGCGCAGCGCGGCATGTACGTGGCGCTCGGCGACTCCTACTCCTCCGGCGAGGGCGTCTACGACCTCGACGACAAGCCCGTCAACGACGGCGCGGGCCGCTGCCACCGGGCGTCGGGCTCCTACGTGCCGCTGGTGGCACGGACGTACCGCTTCGGCGGCGGCACCGCCTTCTACGCCTGCAGCGGCGCCACCACCGGCCAGCTCCTGTCGGGCCAGTACGGCCAGCAGCCCCAGATCTCCCGCGTGAGCCCGTCCGCCAGCCTGGTGACGCTGAGCATCGGCGGCAACGACGCCGGCTTCACGAAGGTGCTCACGGGCTGCATCGTCAAGCTGCCGTGGTCCTCGGCGTGCGTCGAGCAGGACGCCGCCGTCGCCCGCCGCATCGAGGAACTGCGGCCCAGCATGCTCAAGGTGCTGCGCGAGCTGCGGGTCCGCGCGCCGAACGCGCGCGTCATCGTCCTCGGTTACCCGCGGCCGTTCCCCGAGGAGCCGGCGGAGAGCGTCGACAACCTCAGCGCGGCCGACCAGAGCTGGCTCAACGAGGTGACGCGGCGGCTCAACGACACGGTGCGGTCGGTGGCGGCCGACTTCGACCGCGCGATCGCGGCGTTCGGGGCGCCGGGGAGCGTGGAGTACGTGGACGCGTACGAGGCGTTCGCGGGGCACGAGGTGGGGCGGCCGCAGCCGTACCTGAACGGGTTGAACGTGGACTTGGAGGAGCTCACGGTCAACGCCCGCAGCTACCACCCCACGGGCGACGGCTACCGCCGCTTCGCCGAGCTCATCACCAGGCAGATCGCGGCCGGCCCCGGCCGCCCCATGAACAAC
This genomic interval from Nonomuraea helvata contains the following:
- a CDS encoding amino acid permease → MRTQTDEGYRHSLGNRQVQMIAIGGAIGVGLFLGSGGRLAAAGPALVLSYAAAGLAAFFVMRALGELVLYRPVSGSFVEYAAELIGPWAAFASGWMYWLNWAFTGIAELTAIAAYIHYWAPAFPQWLTALVALGFVLAVNLLSVRLFGELEFWFAMLKVLAITVFLVVGLVLVVFTIGQASPHNLVAHGGFFPKGFPLVLMSLQSVVFAYASIELVGIAAGETARPHQVMPKAINGVVWRIAIFYVGSVALLAMVLPWTAYHAGVSPFVTVFSGLGVPWAADAMNLVVITAALSSCNSGLYATGRILRAMAMKQEAPRFAGTLSSRFVPLGGILFTAIMFLAGVALFYFLPERAFNIATAVASLGVITTWGVLVYCQMRLRRSGHRSVFPMPGTPYSNWLTLAFLALVVLLMPFADQDQRVAFFLIPALTVAIALGWQVVNRRRRARNGSPTIT
- a CDS encoding SGNH/GDSL hydrolase family protein, which encodes MSLTRSRSGEAALDGATRQTPKQARRGIARAAAAAAAGIALAVACLPLGVFPKLACVVLDAGCPAAREPSGRLPHVTRLTAVQVAQRGMYVALGDSYSSGEGVYDLDDKPVNDGAGRCHRASGSYVPLVARTYRFGGGTAFYACSGATTGQLLSGQYGQQPQISRVSPSASLVTLSIGGNDAGFTKVLTGCIVKLPWSSACVEQDAAVARRIEELRPSMLKVLRELRVRAPNARVIVLGYPRPFPEEPAESVDNLSAADQSWLNEVTRRLNDTVRSVAADFDRAIAAFGAPGSVEYVDAYEAFAGHEVGRPQPYLNGLNVDLEELTVNARSYHPTGDGYRRFAELITRQIAAGPGRPMNNFLLTTPRPGG